From the genome of Halomonas sp. MCCC 1A13316, one region includes:
- a CDS encoding tyrosine-type recombinase/integrase: MKVETITQPTGLQLPILLDETGLPVPIYNEFILSRANLKTNTLIRNSYELSIFDEWIKSRNEQFLELYVKGLVSEAVINGSLVPWLRKSFDKNPKLKNLFLSPDTFNERLTTVRLFLNWHFNVVSGKMSYLSNEFKVLKESNSRVESLLTSAYVKSIPVKKSVSLGLTLNQVQDLIHCVDPENPNSYGRNYAVKYRNYVMVLLMLGCGMRPGELLSLKVDDVQHGAYPAIDVVRRPPDKKDTRRIKPNIKRNGRLLPIYDPNIAFHLDQYLVEYRDEFEERAKTPSEYLFLSDEGRPLSLKSVGEYFRIIRSRHSDVLPENITAKSLRHTFSSNLLKGLKESGLEEEQRTKILAILRGDTNLASQDRYTVQVYNDFASTYMRRYQRSLVFEEVPF; this comes from the coding sequence ATGAAAGTTGAAACGATCACACAACCTACCGGACTCCAACTTCCTATCCTGCTGGATGAGACTGGGCTTCCAGTTCCTATTTACAATGAGTTCATACTGTCACGTGCGAATCTTAAAACAAATACCCTCATAAGAAATTCTTATGAATTGTCAATATTTGACGAATGGATTAAGAGTCGTAATGAACAGTTTCTGGAGTTGTATGTAAAAGGGCTAGTTAGTGAGGCGGTCATCAATGGAAGCCTTGTGCCTTGGCTCAGAAAAAGCTTTGATAAAAACCCTAAGCTGAAAAATCTTTTTTTGTCTCCAGATACTTTTAATGAAAGGCTTACAACTGTGAGGCTTTTCTTGAATTGGCACTTTAATGTGGTGTCAGGGAAGATGAGTTATTTATCTAATGAATTTAAAGTTCTTAAAGAGAGTAATTCCAGAGTTGAAAGTCTTCTGACATCTGCATACGTGAAATCAATTCCGGTAAAGAAAAGTGTCAGTCTTGGTCTCACGCTTAACCAGGTGCAAGATTTAATTCACTGCGTGGATCCTGAGAATCCAAATTCGTATGGCCGCAACTATGCAGTAAAATATAGAAACTATGTCATGGTCTTGCTTATGCTCGGATGTGGAATGCGACCGGGAGAGCTTTTGTCTTTGAAGGTAGACGATGTTCAGCACGGTGCATATCCAGCAATTGATGTTGTGCGAAGGCCTCCAGACAAAAAAGACACCAGAAGGATAAAACCAAACATAAAGAGGAATGGCAGATTATTACCCATTTATGATCCCAATATAGCTTTTCATTTGGATCAGTATCTGGTGGAATATAGAGATGAGTTTGAAGAAAGAGCCAAGACTCCAAGTGAGTATTTGTTTTTGAGTGATGAGGGTCGCCCCCTTTCTTTAAAAAGTGTCGGAGAATACTTCAGAATTATAAGGTCGCGGCATAGTGACGTGCTCCCAGAAAATATAACAGCAAAATCTCTGCGGCATACTTTCTCATCCAACCTTCTTAAAGGGCTAAAGGAGTCTGGGCTAGAAGAAGAGCAAAGGACCAAAATCCTGGCAATTCTAAGAGGCGATACAAACTTGGCATCACAAGATCGATATACGGTTCAAGTGTATAATGATTTTGCAAGCACCTATATGCGGCGGTATCAAAGAAGCTTGGTTTTTGAGGAGGTGCCCTTTTAA
- the ssb gene encoding single-stranded DNA-binding protein: MARGVNKVILIGNLGQDPEVRFMPSGSPVANLRVATTDTWTDKQSGQRQERTEWHSVVLFNRLAEIAQQYLKKGSRVYLEGRLQTRKWQGQDGQDRYTTEIVCNDMQMLDTRSGDFGGQQPGASMPQQQQGGYGNAPAQGGQPQQGGYGAPAQGGGFGNAPQQGGFGGGQPPQRPAPGGQPQQGGQKQNNYGAPDPGSFDDFDDEIPF; encoded by the coding sequence ATGGCCCGTGGCGTCAACAAGGTCATACTCATCGGCAACCTGGGGCAGGATCCCGAGGTTCGCTTCATGCCGTCCGGTAGCCCCGTCGCCAACCTGCGCGTCGCCACTACCGATACCTGGACCGACAAGCAAAGCGGCCAGCGCCAGGAGCGGACCGAGTGGCACTCGGTGGTATTGTTCAACCGCCTGGCCGAGATTGCCCAGCAGTACCTGAAGAAGGGGTCGAGGGTCTATCTGGAAGGGCGTCTGCAGACACGCAAGTGGCAGGGGCAGGACGGGCAGGATCGCTATACCACCGAGATCGTGTGCAACGACATGCAGATGCTCGATACCCGCAGCGGTGACTTCGGCGGTCAGCAACCGGGGGCGAGCATGCCGCAGCAACAGCAGGGCGGCTACGGCAACGCTCCCGCACAGGGCGGCCAGCCGCAGCAGGGTGGTTACGGTGCTCCAGCGCAAGGTGGCGGCTTTGGCAACGCGCCCCAGCAGGGTGGCTTTGGCGGCGGGCAGCCCCCGCAGCGCCCGGCGCCGGGCGGCCAGCCCCAGCAGGGCGGCCAGAAGCAGAACAACTACGGCGCGCCCGATCCGGGCAGCTTCGACGATTTCGATGACGAAATTCCGTTCTAG
- a CDS encoding MFS transporter yields the protein MRKVSGLLLASERRAITGLAGLYATRMLGLFMVLPVLALYADELEGATPLLVGLALGVYGLTQAVLQIPFGLLSDRLGRKPVIAGGLLLFLLGSVVAASADSIGGVILGRCLQGSGAVAAAIMALLADQTREQVRTAAMATIGLSIGVAFAVAMVIGPWLAAAFGLAAVFWFTTLLAGLGLVVLWKLVPPAPRRLRHRDVGIDRQQLVAIITRADLWRLDLSIFALHLVLMAIFVAVPFRLVEAGIEADQHGLIYLGIMALAFIGMVPLIIIAEKRQRMKGMSLAAVGTITVSLAGLAGFGDGWALFAWLLLFFVAFNLLEAMLPSMISKMAPAGAKGTAMGVYSTSQFLGAFLGGVLGGFLAQQWGLSAVFAGSAVLAGVWWLLMLGMPTPPHLSSEVVALDDEHREDTLDTLMASFAEVAGVEDVLVVPEERVAYLKVDRRRLDEDALARLIRSSRHRGG from the coding sequence ATGCGTAAGGTCTCTGGACTGCTGTTAGCCTCCGAACGGCGTGCCATCACTGGCTTGGCCGGCCTGTATGCCACGCGCATGCTGGGGCTGTTCATGGTGCTGCCGGTGCTGGCGCTGTACGCCGACGAGCTGGAGGGCGCAACGCCGCTGCTGGTGGGCTTGGCCCTGGGCGTGTACGGCCTGACTCAGGCGGTTCTGCAGATCCCCTTCGGCCTGCTCTCCGATCGCCTCGGGCGCAAGCCGGTGATCGCCGGCGGCCTGCTGCTGTTTCTGCTCGGCAGCGTGGTGGCAGCATCCGCCGATAGCATCGGCGGCGTGATCCTGGGCCGTTGCTTGCAGGGCAGCGGCGCCGTAGCCGCGGCGATCATGGCACTGCTCGCCGACCAGACACGCGAACAGGTGCGTACCGCCGCCATGGCGACCATCGGTTTGTCGATCGGCGTGGCGTTCGCCGTGGCCATGGTGATCGGCCCTTGGCTGGCGGCAGCGTTCGGTCTCGCTGCGGTGTTCTGGTTCACCACCTTGCTGGCCGGGCTGGGGCTGGTGGTGCTGTGGAAGTTGGTGCCGCCGGCGCCACGGCGGTTGCGGCATCGCGACGTAGGCATCGATCGCCAACAGTTGGTGGCAATTATCACCCGTGCCGATCTGTGGCGGCTCGACTTGTCGATTTTCGCGCTGCATCTGGTGCTGATGGCGATCTTCGTTGCCGTTCCGTTCCGCCTGGTCGAGGCGGGCATCGAAGCGGATCAGCACGGCCTGATCTACCTAGGCATCATGGCACTGGCCTTCATCGGCATGGTGCCGCTGATAATCATCGCGGAGAAGCGTCAGCGCATGAAGGGCATGAGCCTCGCAGCGGTCGGCACCATCACCGTCAGTCTGGCTGGCCTGGCCGGTTTCGGTGATGGCTGGGCGCTGTTCGCCTGGCTGTTGCTGTTCTTCGTCGCCTTCAACCTGCTCGAGGCGATGCTGCCATCGATGATCAGCAAAATGGCGCCGGCCGGGGCCAAGGGGACGGCGATGGGGGTCTACTCCACCAGCCAGTTCCTGGGTGCCTTTCTCGGCGGCGTGCTGGGGGGCTTTCTGGCGCAGCAGTGGGGGCTGTCGGCGGTCTTTGCCGGCAGCGCCGTGCTGGCCGGCGTCTGGTGGTTGCTGATGCTGGGCATGCCGACGCCGCCGCACCTGTCGAGCGAGGTGGTAGCGCTGGACGACGAGCATCGCGAGGATACGCTTGACACGCTGATGGCGAGCTTCGCCGAAGTGGCCGGAGTCGAAGACGTACTGGTCGTGCCGGAGGAGCGAGTGGCGTATCTTAAGGTGGATCGGCGGCGCCTTGACGAGGATGCCTTGGCGCGCCTGATCCGTTCGAGTCGTCACCGCGGCGGCTAG